CCAAAGCAGCAGCAGAAGCCAATAGAATAATTGGTGAATCTTTAAAAAATAATGAAGCATATCTACGTTATATTTGGATCAAAGGCCTACAAGAAGGAAGTGGCGAGCGTATTTATATTCCAACAGAGGCTGGTATGCCAATCTTAGAAGCTGGTAAGGCTAAAAATTAAGGTATAACAAGTTGCTAAGCGTTAGGTTTTTTTGTTGAATAATTATGTAAAAAGAGATTATTAATGGAATATACACTCGTCAAAACATCTACATATAAAGGGTTAATCAAAGAGGTTAACGATCTCATAAAGAAAGGTTGGATCCCTCAAGGGGGAATAATGGAAGATCAAAGCGGTAGATGTTTACAGGCAATGATTAAAACTTAAATTTATTGTAATACAAAACCGTTATTGAGGCTTTATTCGTATATTCAAGCCTAACAAGACTTCAGACGAGGAAATACAGTTGGCTGTTTTCACTCTGTTCAACATTTTAGCCAACTATATTTTCCGCTTAAGTAAACGTTAAGTGTTTAGAAGAGTTAGTCGATGTATCAAAATTTATTTAAAACTATAGTCTTATTTTTCTTTCTTTCAGGCTGCGCTGAAAGAGTAATCGATATTAGTGATAAAAAAGGGAAAATTGTTGGTGGTTGTAATGCTGGTTTTGATTGGCATTTATACGGCCTGCAAGACTCTATTGATTATTTATTATATGAATGCGCTAAGGACTCAATTGCTAAAGGTTACACAATATCAGATGAAAGATTGCTCTCGATTGATTTTTCACTACCTGATCCACCAAAAGGTCAGTCGTGGAATAAAAAATTAGCCATGAGCCAATTTCATAGCGGTAAAATTACGGAAAGAAAATTAGGATATATTCTTGCGGCAACAGAGTTTCAATATATAAAAATTATTCGGGCTGCTGAAGGTGATTTAGCTAGTGAAAAGATAACTGAGTCTGAATTTAATGAAATTGACAAAAATGCCAAGCTAAATTGGCTTGGTGAATAGAACACATAACAAGGCGCTCAAGAGGTAGAATTTACAGTTTTCTGTTTTCACTCCGTTCAACATTATAGCAAACTATAAATTTATCCTTAGCGGGGCGGTATGAAGCTAAATGAATTTATATAAACCCCATACAGTAGCAATATATTCTGGTGTAATAGCAACATTGATTGGACTTATTGCATTATCCTTAAGTTGGAATCTTTGGGGATTTTTTAGTGGTCCATTACCTGGCTATCAAATCTTTTTGTTTCCAGGTAATTTGTCTCTGATTTATTTTTGGCATCCAATATTTACTGAAGAGATTAATTTTTGGCCAAAGTTATTTATGCTGCTGTTTGGACAGTTTGTTGTCGTTACCTGTATCGTTGTTGTATTAGTGAAACTAAAGAATAGACTTGTACCATCGCTTAATAACAAGACGTTAAAGCAGGACAAATAACAGTTGGCTTTTTGTTCACAACGTTCACTTATTTTAGCCAACTGTATTTTCCCCTTAAACGGGCGTTAGACATTTAGATAAACTGTGAGTTTTTGGAGAGAATTTTGAGTAACAAATGGGACGAGTATGCTGAAAACTGGGATGTAGATCCTACCGTTGAAGAGTATGCAAAAAATGCATTTTCAGCACTATTACAAAACATAAATATTAATGGTTTAACTGTTCTTGATTTCGGCTGTGGTACAGGTGCATTAACTCAACTTATGAGCCCAACAGCTAAAAGTATTGTTGCGATAGATCCATCTTCAGAAATGATAAAGCATTTGGATAAAAAGGCGCTAAATAATGTATCGTCTATTTCTGACTATCTATCAAAAGAGTTAGTTCAAAGCCTTCCAGAGTTTAAAAACAAATTTGATGTAATAGTGGCATCATCTGTTTGTGGTTTTCTACCAGATTATGAAGCAACTTTGAGTTTATTAAAGTCTCTACTAAAAGATGGTGGCGTGTTTGTACAATGGGATTGGCTTTCTAATGATGATTCATCGGAAATGGGGTTGTCAGTAAAAAGGGTTAAACAGGCATTTGTCGCAAATGATTTTGTAAATACTAAAGTTAAGCGTGCTTTTATAATGAGCAGCTCCGAAGGTAGTATGCCTGTTTTAATGGCTATTGGAGAAAATGCCTTGCAAGAACTTTAAATATAACAAAAATAAACAGCTGGTTAGGTTACGCTTCGCTTCACATTATAATCAGCTGTTTTTGTCCGCTTAAGTTGGCGTTAGGCAGCAGATAAGGAGGTTTTCTTGCCATTATCAACGAAAGGTATTTCGCATCAAATAATATCCTCATTAATCACTTTCAAAATTGAAAATTTAGGGACTATTAATGATTGTAAAATTGTTATAAACCACTTGATTCGAAAGTTTAGTGAACCTCTTGAAAAAGAAGGATTACAAAAGAAATATATTTCTAAACTCGTAATTGATCAATCTAAAGCAATTAAAGAGCACTTGTTCCCAGTAAATGAAATTATGAATCATTTATTGGCAATGCCATTGACTGAAAATAAAGATGTTCTGGCAAATACAGTACATGCATATCTTGAAAATGCACTAATCCTTGTCTATGTAACGAAAGATGAAGATAACCAATTAAATAAATTTGGTTTTCAGCGTAATATGCCAACTGAATATAGTGATCCTAAAAGTCCATTGTATGGTGATGTATGGGCTAGGTACAAATGCTCAAATTTATTTTCAAATATAATAGAGTGAAACCTTTCTCACCAGCAAATTAATAGGAAAAAACCGTTGGCTGTTTTCGTTTCTCAAGACTTTAGCCAAAAAATAAACTTCCTCTTATTGGGCTGATTTTTTACCTCTTTGGTGAACATATAACCAGTCCCTTAAATAGGCGCTATTTACAAATGCTACTTTTGGCATATGTAATTATTATTATAAAATAAGGATATACCTTGAAAAAAATCATTTTACTCTTACCTCTATTATCTCTTAGTTGTTTCGCTGCGGTAGATAGTGAAACTAAAAATCATTCTGTTGGATTTGGTATCGGAGCTATGTATAGTGGCATAGGCACAAATTTTTCATTCGTTTCAAAAACAGATTTAAAATATATATCAGCTGGTTGTACAGCATATAGTTCAATGACCGGTTCAGAATGTGGTGTTGGTGTTGGCTGGATTAAAACTGATTTATTCGACTCTAATTCTAATAAACATGGTTTCGGTGTTTATGTTGGCTCAGTTGGTAAAGAATCAAGCTATAGCAATACATCTACTTCAAATGGAGTTGAGTATTATCGTCACGAAAATAATATATATGGCGTTGGTGTAAGTTATACATATTTCATGAATGGCATTGACCATTCAGGTACAACTTTTGGTATTTCGATTCATGCTACTAATGCGGAGTTCGAAAGTAACTACGGCGGTTTCTTCCAAGTTGGTTATCAGTTTTAGCACATAATAAGTCAATCAAGCATTACAAAATACAGTTGGCTGATTTCACTTTTCAACATTTTAGCCAACTATTTTATTACTGCTTTGCAAAGCATTAACTTTCAGGAGAAAAAATTGAAGCATCTATTAATTACCATCTTATTACTGGCACCATTTTTTACTTATGCGAATGAATCACAACAGATTGATAAATTAGCTAAACCGATTTTGGATCTGTTTTCAAAAAATGAAATTGAACATGTAGCAAATAAAGCTTTAGAGCATAGCTCTGTTAGTGACTACATTAGCAAAGCTGATTTGATTCAAACCGATAGTCAATTTCATGGTTATTTAAATGTGCTTGGAAAGTTCTATTCGCTTCAGTTGATTCACCAACAAGAGATTGAAGGAACTTATTCTACTCGTTGGTATGTCTTAAAGTATCAACGTCAACCTGCTCTAATTAGCTTAGAGTTTTATAAAGCTGATGACGAGTGGGAAGTTCACTCGATCAATCTTAAATTGGAGCTAGATGATTACCTTGAAGAAAGATCAAAAATAGAAATTGGTAAGTTAGGTATTAAAAAAGAAAACTAACAAGCTAATTAATAAGAACAAAAACTAGTTTACGGTCAACAGAGCGTTAAATCTTCGCTTAATTTAGCGTTTAATTTGTTAAGGATATATAAATGAAAGAAGAACCTATAATTTATGACAGACTTTCATGTGATAATTGTTCTGATAAAAGTAGCCTTGACTTCGATTTTACAATGGCTTTTCAACCCATTATTAATTGTAAGACTAATAAAATTTATGGTTATGAAGCCTTGGTGCGTGGATTAAATAATGAGTCAGCATTTTCAATAATATCTAAAGTTAACGATGATAATCGTTATTTATTTGACCAACTTTGTCGAATTAAGGCGATAGCTTTAGCATCCAAATTAAAACTTGAAACTATGCTTAGTATTAACTTTCTTCCAAATGCTATATACAAGCCTGAGCGTTGTATTCGTACGACATTAGATGCGGCCAAGAAATATAATTTTCCAGCTGAAAGAATAATGTTTGAGTTTACAGAAGTTGAAAAAATAGAAGATAGTAATTTTGTTAAAAGCATAGTCGAATATTATATTAAATTGGGGTTTAAAACTGCAATTGATGATTTTGGATCTGGTTATTCTGGCTTAGGGTTGTTAGCTGACTTTCAAACCGATATTGTAAAGCTTGATATGGCGCTTATCCGCAATATTGATTCAGATCATGCTCGTCAATCAATCGTAAAAAACTGTTTAAATATTTTTCGTGATTTAAATATTACTCCACTCGTTGAAGGTATTGAGACTAAGGAAGAGTTTATCTGCTTACGAGATTTTGGTGTTGAGTTAATGCAAGGTTATTTGTTTGCTAAACCTGGCTTTGAAAAACTGCCAAATGTAGATTTTAATTTAGTGAATGAATTTGGCAAATAAAATAAGTTGTTAAAGCATGGCAAATAACAGTTGGCTGCTGTTCGTGCGAACATGTTAGCCAGCTATTTCTTGGGTGTTAAACTGGCAATGTATTGATAAGGCATGTATGGAAAATTTTTCATGGGTTTATGATCAAACTAATATTGACTGGAGTCAATTATCAGAACTTTATCGAATTGCCCCTTTAGGCGACAAACCTGCAGAGAATCTTAAGATAGTATTCTCTAATAGTAAGTTTAAGTGTTTTATCTTTGATGATTGCAAACTAATTGGTGTCGGTAGAGCTTTAGCTGATGGAATTGACTGTTCATATATATGTGATGTAGCAATTCATCCTAATTATCAGGGACTGGGTTTAGGTCGTCAGATCATTTTAAAATTAGTTGAATTTTCTGTTGATCACAAAAAAATTCTTTTATATGCCAACCCAGGTAAAGAAGGCTTTTATTACAAGCTTGGCTTTAAGAAAATGAATACAGCTATGGCTATTTTTAACAATGAGCAAAATGCTTTAGATGTTGGGTTGGTAAGTTCAACTGAACAAGAAACCGAATAAGTACAAAAATATTGGTAATTTCTCGTTCGTCGCTTATGTTATTCAACAATATTTTTCCTATTAACATGGCGTTATATACCCTTAGCGTTTTGAGACTATTGGTAATGACGAGTAAATGATGACGAGTAAATAATGAGAGAAGAGTTAAGAACTAAAATTATTGCGATTTGTGATAAAAAGATTTCCAGTAAAGGTGATAATGTTGGTTTGTCTTTTTATGCTTTTTTTGCAAACAAAAATGACAATCCTGAGTTACTTATGGAGGCTGCAACATGGTGGATTCAGACTCATAAATTAGATCATTTCGTTAAAGCTCATAAAATAAAAGATATGATACAAGGTGGGTTGTAGAGTTAGCAAACGAGTCTCTTAAAAGAGAAATAACAATTGACTGCTTTCTCCTTTGTTACATATTTTAACCCATTATTATTTGTCTCTTAATGAGACATTAGTTAGCTTATGAGCCTAGTTGTATTTTGATCATGTAAACTCAATTGCTGAGACTAAAAATGACCACCAATTAAAGCTTATTTCTTATGCTTGGTCATTACTAACGATTCAAATTACGAATTGCAGACTTGTTAATACGAAAAGGAATTTTTAATGATAAGGACATTTATGAAACATATTTTAATAGCCATTATTATCTTTTTATCAAGTGCTTGTGGCGGTGGCTCTGGCGGAAAGTCAACCAACATAAATGAATTGCCAGTCGATGAAGAGGGCTTTATCTTACATAATATTAGGTTTGATTCAAAAGATTTTTATGAAGGAGAGCAGGTAACAGTTACAACCGGTACACGTTTTGACGTTCAATGGGTATCACCTTCTTCAGCTTCTTACAGAATAGATTTATATTTATCGACTAACGGTGAGGCGCACTCTGACACAAACAAAATAGTAAGGCTTAGATGTGGCAGCACTTCTTTTTCACTTTGTCCTAACGCTACAGGTGAAGTGCAATGTGAAGTTGATGACAACACTTTATCTTGCTTTGCTGAAGGTGACTCTTTAGGTGGTAAACCCTTTCAGGATGAAGACCTTTCAAGCTTAAGGTTTATTATAAAAGGCTGTGACGCCCTCAATAACTGTGATGTAAAAACGTTTGATTTGTTGGTACAAAATATATCTGAGGGAGAGTAAAAAATAGTGAATATATTGATATTCAATCAGTGACATTAAGCCATCTAAAAATCTTCAAAGCTGTTTTAGCCTTATACAACGATGTCTTAAGTTTACTTAATTTTGCTTAAATATGCTTAAGTCACTCTGTACTTTTGTTACTGGTAATTAAATAGCTTATAGCGCATGTAATACAATTAGTTATTACTTATAAATAACGATTAACATAGGTGTAGAGTGTGTTGATAATTAAAGTAGAAATATAGCGAAGTATTTTTTGAGAGTTTAATGATGAGAATACAAAAAGCCAGTATAGACAAGATAACAATATCTTGTTGATACTGGCTTTTTTAGTAACCCAATAAAGCTAATTACGCATTGTTTTTTTCAAATGTAATCGATAATTGAGTTGCATGTTGAACCAAAACGATTTTTTAGATTTCATATAATGAAAAATATTAATGAGCCTTGTTTAGTTTTGTTGGGCTAAAGCGTCTTCTAATGTGGTTAAACATAAAGCTACATTTTCGCTTCTTGCAGCATAACCCATCAAGCCAATTCGCCATGCTTTTCCGGCAAAATCACCTAAACCGCCACCTATTTCTAAGTTGTATTTGTTCAACAAATAACTTCTAACTTTGGCGTCGTCTATGCCTTCAGGAATATAAATAGCATTAAGCTGCGGTAGACGCTCTTCTACTGGCACAATGAACTTAATGCCTAGTTTATCTAAACCTTTAGCAAGTGCTTCGTGCTGCTCTTGGTGGCGTGCCCAGCGGTTTTCTATGCCTTCATTTTGCAGTTGAATTAACGACTCATGTAACCCGTATAAGGAGTTAACAGGGGCGGTGTGGTGGTAGCTTCGTTTACCCTCACCAGACCAGTAACTCATTACAAGTGATTGATCTAAAAACCAACTTTGTATTTGTGTTTTACGGTTTTTAATAACATTAACCGCTTTTTCACTAAATGAAATGGGTGATAAACCCGGCACACACGATAAGCATTTTTGAGAGCCAGAATAGATCGCATCTATACCCCAGTCGTCTACTTTAAGTTCAACGCCACCAAGTGATGTAACCGCGTCTACTATAGATAAACAATTATGTTGCTGGGCAAGGGCACACAAGGCTTTAGCGTCTGATAATGCGCCAGTTGAGGTTTCAGCGTGTACAAAGGCTAAAAATTTAGCATCAGGATTAGCTTTTAAAGCGGCTTCAACTTTGTCTACTTCAACCGCTCGACCCCAAGGAGAGTCAACTACTATGGCCTCTGCGCCGATACGAGTAACGTTTTGGAACATACGATCACCAAATACGCCGTTTCGACATACAATTACTTTTTCGCCTGCTTCTACTAAATTGACAAAACAAGCCTCCATGCCAGCAGAGCCAGGCGCTGAAAGGGCGATAGTGAATTCATTTTTAGTTTGAAAAGCATACTGAAGTAGTGCTTTTAATTCGTCCATCATACCTACAAATAAAGGATCTAAATGACCAATGGCAGGTCTTGAAAGTGACGCTAAAACTTCAGGACTGATGTCGGAAGGGCCAGGGCCCATTAATATTCTGCGAGGTGGGTGAAATGATTTAAAATTCATGTTGAATGCCTTTATTGAATGGAAGTAATGATTGATTAATACTTTGATAACAAAGCCTGTCACAGGTGTCAAGTTTATCGATTTCATAAAAATTCATATAAAAATAAAATTAAATTAAGTGGAAAAATAAAAGTTGACATACCTGACAGGATTTGTGATTTTATTTAATCTTTAGCAAAAGTTTAGCCCCATTAAGATTTTCTATTTGGTTAGCATTTGCATCAATAAACCGCTGCCACGTAAATTTTCATCAAACTCTACAGGGCAGACTAAATTCACAAAATGTCGATAAATAGTCTTGTTAATGCAATACAAATAAAAGTTTATGAGCATTAGCTCATGACATATACCCATTAAATTAAAGGTCCACTATGACAGATTTTAAACAACTAGCACTGGATTACCACGCTCAACCAACACCGGGAAAAATAGCGGTGCAAATAACAACTGCTGCAGAAACCAGTGACGATTTATCATTGGCATACAGCCCAGGTGTAGCAGAGCCTTGTAGAGCAATAGCTGAAAATCCAGACGATGTTTACAAATACACAGGCAAAGGAAATACCGTTGCGGTTATATCAAATGGTAGTGCTGTTTTAGGTTTAGGTAATTTAGGCCCAATGGCGTCTAAGCCTGTTATGGAAGGTAAAGCGTTGCTATTTAAGCGCTTTGCTAATATTGATTCGTTTGATATTGAAGTGAATCATAAAACCCCTGAAGAGTTTATTAATACTGTTGCTAGTATTGCAGATACTTTTGGTGGTATTAACTTAGAAGATATAAAAGCACCAGACTGTTTTATTATCGAAAAAGCGCTACAAGAGCGCTGTAAAATCCCTATTTTTCATGATGATCAACATGGTACCGCTATCGTTACTTGTGCTGCTATGATTAATGCATTGGAAATTCAAGGTAAAGACATTGAGCACGCTGTTATTGTTTGTTTAGGTGCTGGTGCTGCGGCAATTGCCTGCATGGAACTTTTAATTCAATGTGGAGCAAAGCGCGAAAAAATTTATATGCTTGATACCAAGGGCGTTGTGCATACTCGTCGAAGTGATCTAAACGAATATAAAATGCTATTTGCCAACAATACAGATAAACGCACACTTGATGATGCAATAGCCGAAGCGGATGTTTTTGTTGGTGTATCAGGGCCTAATTTATTGTCGAAGGAGCAGTTGTTAACAATGGCGGAAAACCCTATTGTTTTTGCTTGTTCTAATCCTGATCCTGAAATTAAACCAGAAATTGCACATTCAGTTAGAGATGATTTAATTATGGCGACAGGGCGTTCTGATTATCCTAATCAAGTGAATAACGTATTGTGCTTCCCGTTTATTTTTCGTGGTGCATTAGACGTACGAGCAAGAAAAATTAATAATGAAATGAAAATAGCGGCGGTACACGCTATTCGTACTTTAGCAAAAGCTGAAGTGCCAGAAAGCGTATTAAAAGCCAGTGGAGAAAAGTCATTAAGCTTCGGTAAAAACTATATTATTCCTCGCCCTATGGACCCAAGGCTTTGCCATAATGTGGCAAAGGCGGTAGCGGAAGCTGCAGTAGCGTCAGGTGTCGCTCAAATACCTATGCCTAAGTCTTATCTCTAAGCCATTTAGTTTTTGAGCCAGTCATTGGCATTTGTTTTTACTTTCCCTTCTACTTCTATTGCAAGTTTGAATGAAATAAAGCGTTATCACCTAGCGATGCCTCTTGCGTTAGGTGATAATGGCTGCATTAAATTGTTAATATACATTCCTGTTCGATTTAATTGTTGTAGCTACCTTTAAGGTGCGAGTTAAGTTATTGTGCTACATGCGTTTAAATTGAGTTTAAAAGTTAAAATGGTAATGTAAATAGCTCTAAAACATGATTTTTTGATAAGTATGTTTATCACAAAAAACCTTCGAATTAAGTATAAGGTAACTAAATAATGACTGAAACAAGAGCGCAAATAAGAGAGTTTTTATTAGGTTGGTTTGGGCAAAACCTCCCAGGTAATGTCTTTTTTTGGTATGACATGTTAGTCATTGTATGGATAGCTACCTTTGCAATTGCGTTGCATTTTATTATTAGAGGCGCAGCTAAACACTTTTTAAAAGATACTTGTAAAAATAATGACACCTTAGAAGGTCAAAACCTAACGATAAAGTTAATTCAACGGCTTGCCAGACGACTTTCATTTGCGCTTCAAGGGGCTTTAGTTGTTATACAAGCGAAGCTCTGGATAGCCGAAGGAGTATGGTTTCTTCACGTTGTTGAGGTAGTAACCGATCAATGGATTATTCTCTTTGCATTATTATCGTTATTTACCTTTTTAGATATTCTTCAATCGATTTCTGACAGACGGGAAACTCGGGGGCACTTTCCATTAAGAGGTTTGCTACAAACCGTTAAGCTTGTTGCTAGTATTTTAACTACTATTTTAGCTGTGTCGTTACTGATGGATAAATCACCACTTATTTTATTGAGTGGTTTGGGTGCTTTGTCAGCGGTATTGTTATTGGTTTTTAAAGACCCTATTTTAGGTTTAGTGGCGGGTATACAGCTTTCTGCAAATAACATGCTTGCTGTTGGCGATTGGCTTGAAATGCCAAAGTATGGCGCAGACGGTGATGTAGTTGATATTGCTTTAACCACTGTAAAAGTGAGAAATTGGGATAAAACTATTACTACAATTCCAACTTATGCACTTATTTCTGACTCTTTTAAAAACTGGCGTGGTATGTCTGAAGCCGGTGGCAGAAGAATAAAACGTAGTATTCATGTTGAAATGAGTAGCGTTTGTTTTTTAAGCAAAGAACAATTAGGTGAGTTGAAAAAGGCGCAACTTTTAAGTGACTATATTGCCAGTACAATTACAGAAATTGAAAAAGAGAATATTGATAAAAAAGCCGATATGACTGTGATTCAAAATGGTCGCCGCATGACTAATGTAGGTACGTTCAGAAAGTATTTGGTATCTTATTTAAAAAATCACCCTAAAATTCATCAAGGGATGACGTTAATCGTTCGCCAGTTAGAGCCAACAAATTTTGGTTTACCTATTGAAATTTATGCCTTTACTAATACAACCAGTTGGAATGCTTACGAGGATATTCAATCAGATATTTTCGATCATATTATTGCAGTTTTACCGGCATTTTCACTTAGAGTTCATGAGTCGCCTACGGGTAACGATATTCGGCTGTTGGCAAAACATTAAACAACTAAACATTAAGTAACTAAACATTAACTTCAATATTGGTACTTTTACGTTTTAATAGGAATTTAAACGTATCGCTTTAGGCTTAGCCCTAGCAATAGGGCTTTAAATTAACAAAATACTAAGTAGATTTAACCATGATTAATCCAGCATTAGAGGCTGCAATTTGGGGTGGCGTTTCAGGGCTTGCACTTATACTTGGCGCCTTAGTGGGTTACTTTATTAATTTACCTCATAAAGTTATTTCCAGTATTATGGCATTTGGTGCGGGTGTTCTAATATCAGCACTATCATTTGAGCTAATGGCTAAGGCAACAGAACAAGGAGGGTTGTTATATGCCGTTAGTGGCTTTGCTTCTGGTGTTTTAGTTTACTCAATAGCGAATTACTTTGTATCTCATGGTGGTGGGCTTCATCGAAAACGCTCACAAGGTATACCCAAACATGCAAAAATAACAACGGATAAAAGCAAGATTGCTACATCTGCCGGTATGGCTATTGCTTTAGGCGCACTACTTGATGGTATTCCAGAGTCAGCAGCAATTGGAGTCAGTATGCTTGAAGGAGGCAGTGTTGCTTTAGTCACAGTTTTTGCGGTATTTATGTCTAATATACCTGAGGGGCTATCAAGTTCGGCGGGTATGAAAAAAGCAGGAAAAAGCGCTACTTTTGTTTTTACACTTTGGATTGCTATTACCTTAGTCCTAGCATTATCGGCTTATTTAGGCTTAACCCTTTTAGGGCAACTCGGTAATGAATATATTGGTTTTGCTACCGCATTAGCGGCAGGAGCTATCTTAGTGATGATCATACAAACTATGATCCCAGAAGCTTTTGAAGATATGCATGATATAACTGGCCCGATTGCAGCGGTAGGTTTTTTAGTCGCTTATAGTGCCAGTGAAATATTTAGTTAATTAATAGCGTTAAAGTAACCATTAATAATTCAGAAGCAATAGCACGTCTGGAGATGTAGTGAGTATTATTTAATAATACTCACTAGGCCATCAAACCGCTCTGGCTTATGTAAATAATACCCTTGTGCAAACTCAACGCCCATTTCTTCTAGATAAGCTAAGGCCTGCTTGTCTTCAACAAACTCTGCAACGATAACTTTCCCTAAGGTTTTCCCTATATTGCTAATAGCGTTAACCATCGCTTTGTCGGTATCATCGTTGGCCATATTTCTGACAAACGCGCCGTCAATTTTGAGATATTTCACAGGGAATTGCTTTAAATAAGCAAAAGAAGACAGTCCTGCACCAAAATCGTCTAATGCAAAACTGCTGCCCA
The Colwellia sp. Arc7-D genome window above contains:
- a CDS encoding class I SAM-dependent methyltransferase; protein product: MSNKWDEYAENWDVDPTVEEYAKNAFSALLQNININGLTVLDFGCGTGALTQLMSPTAKSIVAIDPSSEMIKHLDKKALNNVSSISDYLSKELVQSLPEFKNKFDVIVASSVCGFLPDYEATLSLLKSLLKDGGVFVQWDWLSNDDSSEMGLSVKRVKQAFVANDFVNTKVKRAFIMSSSEGSMPVLMAIGENALQEL
- a CDS encoding EAL domain-containing protein; the protein is MKEEPIIYDRLSCDNCSDKSSLDFDFTMAFQPIINCKTNKIYGYEALVRGLNNESAFSIISKVNDDNRYLFDQLCRIKAIALASKLKLETMLSINFLPNAIYKPERCIRTTLDAAKKYNFPAERIMFEFTEVEKIEDSNFVKSIVEYYIKLGFKTAIDDFGSGYSGLGLLADFQTDIVKLDMALIRNIDSDHARQSIVKNCLNIFRDLNITPLVEGIETKEEFICLRDFGVELMQGYLFAKPGFEKLPNVDFNLVNEFGK
- a CDS encoding GNAT family N-acetyltransferase; this encodes MENFSWVYDQTNIDWSQLSELYRIAPLGDKPAENLKIVFSNSKFKCFIFDDCKLIGVGRALADGIDCSYICDVAIHPNYQGLGLGRQIILKLVEFSVDHKKILLYANPGKEGFYYKLGFKKMNTAMAIFNNEQNALDVGLVSSTEQETE
- a CDS encoding DUF6500 family protein, whose product is MREELRTKIIAICDKKISSKGDNVGLSFYAFFANKNDNPELLMEAATWWIQTHKLDHFVKAHKIKDMIQGGL
- a CDS encoding alanine--glyoxylate aminotransferase family protein, with protein sequence MNFKSFHPPRRILMGPGPSDISPEVLASLSRPAIGHLDPLFVGMMDELKALLQYAFQTKNEFTIALSAPGSAGMEACFVNLVEAGEKVIVCRNGVFGDRMFQNVTRIGAEAIVVDSPWGRAVEVDKVEAALKANPDAKFLAFVHAETSTGALSDAKALCALAQQHNCLSIVDAVTSLGGVELKVDDWGIDAIYSGSQKCLSCVPGLSPISFSEKAVNVIKNRKTQIQSWFLDQSLVMSYWSGEGKRSYHHTAPVNSLYGLHESLIQLQNEGIENRWARHQEQHEALAKGLDKLGIKFIVPVEERLPQLNAIYIPEGIDDAKVRSYLLNKYNLEIGGGLGDFAGKAWRIGLMGYAARSENVALCLTTLEDALAQQN
- a CDS encoding malic enzyme-like NAD(P)-binding protein, which encodes MTDFKQLALDYHAQPTPGKIAVQITTAAETSDDLSLAYSPGVAEPCRAIAENPDDVYKYTGKGNTVAVISNGSAVLGLGNLGPMASKPVMEGKALLFKRFANIDSFDIEVNHKTPEEFINTVASIADTFGGINLEDIKAPDCFIIEKALQERCKIPIFHDDQHGTAIVTCAAMINALEIQGKDIEHAVIVCLGAGAAAIACMELLIQCGAKREKIYMLDTKGVVHTRRSDLNEYKMLFANNTDKRTLDDAIAEADVFVGVSGPNLLSKEQLLTMAENPIVFACSNPDPEIKPEIAHSVRDDLIMATGRSDYPNQVNNVLCFPFIFRGALDVRARKINNEMKIAAVHAIRTLAKAEVPESVLKASGEKSLSFGKNYIIPRPMDPRLCHNVAKAVAEAAVASGVAQIPMPKSYL
- a CDS encoding mechanosensitive ion channel domain-containing protein: MTETRAQIREFLLGWFGQNLPGNVFFWYDMLVIVWIATFAIALHFIIRGAAKHFLKDTCKNNDTLEGQNLTIKLIQRLARRLSFALQGALVVIQAKLWIAEGVWFLHVVEVVTDQWIILFALLSLFTFLDILQSISDRRETRGHFPLRGLLQTVKLVASILTTILAVSLLMDKSPLILLSGLGALSAVLLLVFKDPILGLVAGIQLSANNMLAVGDWLEMPKYGADGDVVDIALTTVKVRNWDKTITTIPTYALISDSFKNWRGMSEAGGRRIKRSIHVEMSSVCFLSKEQLGELKKAQLLSDYIASTITEIEKENIDKKADMTVIQNGRRMTNVGTFRKYLVSYLKNHPKIHQGMTLIVRQLEPTNFGLPIEIYAFTNTTSWNAYEDIQSDIFDHIIAVLPAFSLRVHESPTGNDIRLLAKH
- a CDS encoding ZIP family zinc transporter; the protein is MINPALEAAIWGGVSGLALILGALVGYFINLPHKVISSIMAFGAGVLISALSFELMAKATEQGGLLYAVSGFASGVLVYSIANYFVSHGGGLHRKRSQGIPKHAKITTDKSKIATSAGMAIALGALLDGIPESAAIGVSMLEGGSVALVTVFAVFMSNIPEGLSSSAGMKKAGKSATFVFTLWIAITLVLALSAYLGLTLLGQLGNEYIGFATALAAGAILVMIIQTMIPEAFEDMHDITGPIAAVGFLVAYSASEIFS